TGTCGGCACCGGCAAATTCCTTTCACTGTTTCTTCCCTTTTCACCCAAAGTCTGTTCCCTGATCATGATCGCCGTCGCTCTATTCTATACTGTATTAAGCGGTCTTTATGGGGTGGTGTATACGGATTTGTTTCAATCCCTGCTCATTGGTTTTGCTGCTATTTTTATTTCCGTCAAAGCGTTCATGAGCGTGGATTATGCCGCGGTTCAGGCTATTACGCCGCCGGATTGGACCAATGTCATTCCCTCCTGGCGTATGGCCATGCCCTCCGGCTATGAAATATATAATCTCCTCGGTCTTTCGGTGATTTTTTATTTCCTCAAAGTTTTTATTGAAGGATTCGGCGGCCCGCAGGGCTATACGGCGCAACGTTATTTCTCAGTTAAATCGGATCGCGAGAGCGGACTCTTTTCCATGCTCTGGATATCGCTGTTGTCTTTTCGTTGGCCGTTCATCATCGCCATCGCGCTGCTCGGCTTTACGCTGGGACCTCAAGTCACTGATCCTGAGATGGTGCTTCCCATGGTGTTAGTTCATCTCATTCCGACCGGGATCAAGGGGCTGATGATCGCCGCTCTGATTGCCGCCGCCATGTCGACCTTCGATTCAACCATCAATGCCGGCGCCTCGTATCTGATCAACGATATCTATCGAAAATATATCACTCCCACGGCGACGGAGAAGCAGCTGATCCGAGCGAGTTATGGCGCGTCCATCATTATCGTGATCCTTGGGATAGTCATCGGCGTCATCACCCCGACCATCAACACCATATGGGGCTGGATTACCATGAGTCTTGGTGCAGGCATGTTTATACCGCTTTTTGTCCGCTGGTATTGGTGGCGTTTGAACGGGTATGGGTTCGCGATGGGAACCGCGGTGGGCATTATCGGCGCCATTCTGCAGAAAGCCCTGTTCCCCTATTGGCCGGAATGGCGGGCTTTTCTCATTGTCAGCCTTGTCTCTCTCTGCGGCATGATGATCACCACCCTGTTGACAGAAGCCACGCCCAGCGCGGTGTTGAATAATTTTTACAGCAAAACCAGGCCGTTCGGTTTTTGGCATAAGGTAAGGCAAGGGTTCGATC
This is a stretch of genomic DNA from bacterium. It encodes these proteins:
- a CDS encoding sodium:solute symporter, coding for MHLIDYSIIGCYFAVLILFGLYLRKRASRGLDEYFLGGRKIPWWVLGVSGMASNLDMTGTMVIISFFYILGVKGFLIELRGGVCLAMAFFMVILGKWHSRAGVMTIAEWMEFRFGKGKQGEIARLLSALAAVITTVGMVAYFFVGTGKFLSLFLPFSPKVCSLIMIAVALFYTVLSGLYGVVYTDLFQSLLIGFAAIFISVKAFMSVDYAAVQAITPPDWTNVIPSWRMAMPSGYEIYNLLGLSVIFYFLKVFIEGFGGPQGYTAQRYFSVKSDRESGLFSMLWISLLSFRWPFIIAIALLGFTLGPQVTDPEMVLPMVLVHLIPTGIKGLMIAALIAAAMSTFDSTINAGASYLINDIYRKYITPTATEKQLIRASYGASIIIVILGIVIGVITPTINTIWGWITMSLGAGMFIPLFVRWYWWRLNGYGFAMGTAVGIIGAILQKALFPYWPEWRAFLIVSLVSLCGMMITTLLTEATPSAVLNNFYSKTRPFGFWHKVRQGFDQRVLSSIRKETRCDLLALAFAIPWHLALFLTPVHLVLHHWSRFYLFLSILVISSIGLYFFWYKNLDRDYSKD